The following coding sequences are from one Candidatus Binataceae bacterium window:
- the argC gene encoding N-acetyl-gamma-glutamyl-phosphate reductase, with protein MAMQGKANVAILGASGYSGIETVRLLASHPGVELTLLTSEHYAGRAVAQVHRHLAGLELPAFEPMQLEIVAERAQIVLSCLPERVGAKLIGELLRRGLRVIDLSADYRLTQPASYAATYGVEHPAPALLTEAVYGLTEFHRAEIARARLIANPGCYPTGALLGALPLLQQGLVDPASLLIDAKSGTTGARRAAALDQLFAEVNESLRPYRVGNHRHVPEMEQEMARTVGGEVALLFVPHLLPVNRGILTSIFMRPRLGVTAADIGAAFEGCYSGSPFVRLLDEGELPELRNVRATNKCEIAFVLAPRAQALVVITAIDNLGKGAAGQAIQNLNTMLGIDEATGLRSYAPVP; from the coding sequence ATGGCTATGCAGGGTAAAGCCAATGTCGCGATCCTAGGTGCCAGCGGATACTCGGGTATCGAGACCGTGCGGCTACTGGCCAGCCATCCTGGGGTCGAGCTGACCCTGCTCACTTCGGAACATTACGCCGGCCGTGCCGTTGCTCAGGTCCATCGCCATCTTGCCGGCCTGGAGCTGCCAGCCTTCGAGCCGATGCAGCTGGAAATCGTCGCGGAGCGGGCGCAAATCGTGCTTTCCTGTCTGCCCGAACGGGTCGGGGCCAAGCTGATAGGGGAGCTTTTGCGGCGTGGCCTGCGCGTGATCGATCTTTCCGCCGACTACCGGCTCACGCAGCCGGCCAGCTACGCCGCCACCTACGGAGTTGAGCATCCGGCTCCCGCGCTGCTTACCGAGGCAGTTTACGGCCTGACCGAATTCCATCGCGCCGAGATCGCACGGGCCCGCCTGATTGCCAACCCCGGATGCTATCCCACCGGCGCGCTGTTGGGCGCGCTGCCGCTGCTCCAGCAGGGGCTGGTTGATCCCGCGTCGCTTCTGATCGACGCCAAATCGGGTACAACTGGCGCCCGTCGCGCCGCCGCTCTGGATCAACTATTTGCCGAGGTTAACGAGAGCTTGCGTCCCTACCGGGTGGGCAACCATCGCCACGTCCCCGAGATGGAGCAGGAGATGGCGCGTACCGTAGGTGGCGAGGTAGCGCTGCTGTTCGTGCCTCATCTGTTGCCTGTCAATCGCGGTATCCTGACCTCCATTTTTATGCGCCCTCGGCTTGGAGTGACGGCGGCGGATATTGGGGCCGCCTTCGAGGGTTGTTACTCCGGCTCGCCCTTCGTCCGCCTGTTGGACGAGGGCGAGTTGCCCGAGTTGCGCAATGTGCGGGCCACCAACAAGTGCGAAATCGCTTTCGTGCTGGCGCCGCGCGCGCAGGCCCTGGTAGTGATCACGGCGATCGACAACCTTGGCAAGGGCGCTGCCGGGCAGGCGATTCAGAATCTCAACACGATGCTGGGAATTGACGAAGCCACCGGCCTGCGCAGCTACGCCCCTGTGCCTTGA
- a CDS encoding OmpA family protein has protein sequence MMLKRRSGLMAIAITMAMLCGCAASDRTQAMWKDAAIGAAAGGVIGCGGAAGTAALNNSNRAEAYEIGCPTGVGLGAIIGGAYGYLTYKQPPAPPAAPVPPPPPPPPPAPAPVHERIILRGVHFDFNRANIRPDAVPILDEAIDILKQHPNVDVQVNGYCDAIGSAAYNLRLSQRRANAVADYLESHGIQASRVTAQGFGKTDFVAPNNTAEGRAQNRRVELVPSNQ, from the coding sequence ATGATGTTGAAGCGACGAAGTGGGTTGATGGCAATTGCCATCACGATGGCGATGCTGTGCGGCTGCGCAGCGTCCGATCGCACACAGGCAATGTGGAAAGACGCAGCAATAGGCGCGGCGGCCGGTGGCGTAATCGGCTGCGGCGGAGCGGCCGGCACGGCAGCCTTGAACAACTCCAATCGGGCCGAAGCCTACGAAATCGGCTGCCCGACCGGCGTTGGGCTAGGGGCGATTATCGGTGGCGCGTATGGTTATCTGACCTACAAGCAGCCGCCGGCTCCCCCCGCTGCACCGGTCCCACCCCCACCACCACCGCCGCCTCCTGCACCGGCCCCGGTTCATGAGCGGATCATCCTTCGCGGAGTGCACTTCGACTTCAATCGCGCCAATATTCGTCCAGATGCAGTTCCGATCCTGGATGAAGCGATCGACATCCTGAAGCAGCATCCCAATGTCGATGTCCAGGTCAACGGCTATTGCGACGCGATCGGTTCGGCGGCTTACAATCTGCGCCTGTCGCAGCGGCGCGCCAACGCGGTCGCCGACTACCTAGAAAGCCACGGCATCCAGGCCAGCCGGGTAACCGCGCAGGGCTTTGGCAAGACCGATTTTGTCGCGCCCAACAACACGGCCGAAGGACGCGCCCAGAACCGGCGCGTGGAGTTGGTGCCGAGCAATCAGTAA